One region of Ananas comosus cultivar F153 linkage group 9, ASM154086v1, whole genome shotgun sequence genomic DNA includes:
- the LOC109715572 gene encoding putative transporter arsB isoform X1: MAMAPPVKVVLGSLAFGIFWVLAVFPAVPFMPIGRTAGSLLGAMLMVIFRVISPDEAYAAIDLPILGLLFGTMVVSVFLERADMFKHLGKLLSWKSRGAKDLLFRICLISAISSAFFTNDTCCVVLTEFVLKIARQNNLPPQPFLLALASSANIGSASTPIGNPQNLVIAVQSGVPFEKFLAGILPAMLVGVLVNAAILLGYFWKILSVEKDEEIVSIASEVVADDEVNSHRFSPATMSHLSSAMSQEIDLPIDANSLHSGDLGCGGGDHIRSQHNTCENEIQSGSSGRTELTKASSLSKEMVEGAAISPRRDEHVPSRRIVRGTSNLRNTVREESSSHSSDDKEDPVTRWKRIMWKTSVYLVTLGMLVALLMGLNMSWTALTAALALVVLDFKDARPCLEKVSYSLLIFFCGMFITVDGFNKTGIPTALWDFVEPYSRIDNASGVALLGLVIIVLSNVASNVPTVLLLGARVAASAALISPAEEMRAWLILAWVSTVAGNLSLLGSAANLIVCEQARRAQFFGYNLSFFGHLRFGVPSTLIVTAIGLPLITSH; encoded by the exons ATGGCCATGGCACCACCTGTGAAAGTAGTGTTAGGTTCCCTTGCCTTTGGGATTTTCTGGGTTTTAGCCGTGTTTCCCGCGGTCCCCTTCATGCCCATTGGGCGCACCGCGGGCTCTCTCCTCGGCGCCATGCTCATGGTCATCTTCCGAGTCATATCGCCCGACGAGGCTTACGCCGCAATCGACCTCCCTATTCTCGGCCTCCTTTTCGGAACCATGGTTGTGTCCGTCTTCCTCGAGAGAGCTGACATGTTCAAGCATCTTGGCAAATTGCTCTCTTGGAAGAGTAGAGGAGCCAAAGATTTGCTTTTTCGCATCTGTCTCATCTCTGCTATCTCGAGCGCGTTTTTCACCAACGACACTTGTTGTGTCGTTCTCACGGAATTCGTCCTAAAAATAGCAAGGCAGAATAATTTGCCGCCGCAGCCTTTCCTTCTAGCCCTCGCTTCTAGTGCGAACATCGGGTCGGCCTCAACTCCTATAGGGAACCCGCAAAACCTAGTTATAGCCGTTCAAAGTGGGGTTCCGTTCGAGAAATTCTTAGCCGGTATCTTACCAGCGATGCTCGTCGGTGTACTCGTGAATGCGGCTATCCTTTTAGGGTACTTTTGGAAGATCTTGTCGGTCGAAAAGGACGAAGAGATCGTGTCAATTGCGAGTGAAGTGGTCGCGGATGATGAAGTGAATTCTCACCGGTTTTCGCCGGCGACAATGTCTCACCTTTCTTCTGCCATGTCCCAAGAGATTGATTTACCGATAGATGCCAATTCATTGCACAGCGGGGATCTCGGGTGTGGCGGTGGCGATCATATCAGAAGCCAGCATAATACTTGTGAGAACGAGATACAGAGCGGCTCGAGCGGCAGAACTGAGTTGACCAAGGCCTCAAGTTTATCGAAGGAAATGGTGGAGGGAGCGGCGATTTCTCCTAGAAGAGACGAACACGTTCCCTCGAGGAGGATTGTGAGAGGAACTAGCAACTTGAGAAATACTGTAAGAGAAGAGTCCTCTTCACATTCTTCGGATGACAAAGAAGATCCTGTTACAAGGTGGAAGCGAATCATGTGGAAGACATCCGTCTATCTCGTAACTCTTGGAATGTTAGTTGCTCTTTTGATGGGACTTAATATGTCGTGGACCGCGCTTACTGCTGCTCTTGCTCTAGTGGTGCTCGATTTCAAGGATGCACGCCCTTGCCTCGAGAAG GTTTCATACTCATTGCTGATATTCTTTTGCGGAATGTTTATAACGGTCGATGGGTTTAATAAGACGGGGATACCAACTGCTTTGTGGGATTTTGTGGAACCGTATTCGCGGATTGATAATGCTAGTGGAGTTGCACTTCTCGGCCTGGTGATTATCGTCCTCTCGAATGTCGCCTCTAATGTTCCCACTG TTCTCTTGCTCGGAGCTAGGGTGGCGGCTTCAGCAGCGCTTATTTCTCCTGCCGAAGAAATGAGGGCTTGGCTTATACTCGCGTGGGTCAGTACGGTGGCTGGGAACCTCTCTTTGCTGGGCTCTGCAGCAAACTTGATAGTGTGCGAACAAGCGCGACGTGCCCAATTCTTCGGCTACAACCTCTCTTTCTTTGGCCATCTCCGGTTCGGGGTCCCCTCGACCCTCATCGTCACTGCGATCGGCTTGCCCCTCATCACCAGCCACTGA
- the LOC109715572 gene encoding putative transporter arsB isoform X2, giving the protein MAMAPPVKVVLGSLAFGIFWVLAVFPAVPFMPIGRTAGSLLGAMLMVIFRVISPDEAYAAIDLPILGLLFGTMVVSVFLERADMFKHLGKLLSWKSRGAKDLLFRICLISAISSAFFTNDTCCVVLTEFVLKIARQNNLPPQPFLLALASSANIGSASTPIGNPQNLVIAVQSGVPFEKFLAGILPAMLVGVLVNAAILLGYFWKILSVEKDEEIVSIASEVVADDEVNSHRFSPATMSHLSSAMSQEIDLPIDANSLHSGDLGCGGGDHIRSQHNTCENEIQSGSSGRTELTKASSLSKEMVEGAAISPRRDEHVPSRRIVRGTSNLRNTVREESSSHSSDDKEDPVTRWKRIMWKTSVYLVTLGMLVALLMGLNMSWTALTAALALVVLDFKDARPCLEKVSYSLLIFFCGMFITVDGFNKTGIPTALWDFVEPYSRIDNASGVALLGLVIIVLSNVASNVPTDLFLRNFAVHADQVENTDASPTIHCL; this is encoded by the exons ATGGCCATGGCACCACCTGTGAAAGTAGTGTTAGGTTCCCTTGCCTTTGGGATTTTCTGGGTTTTAGCCGTGTTTCCCGCGGTCCCCTTCATGCCCATTGGGCGCACCGCGGGCTCTCTCCTCGGCGCCATGCTCATGGTCATCTTCCGAGTCATATCGCCCGACGAGGCTTACGCCGCAATCGACCTCCCTATTCTCGGCCTCCTTTTCGGAACCATGGTTGTGTCCGTCTTCCTCGAGAGAGCTGACATGTTCAAGCATCTTGGCAAATTGCTCTCTTGGAAGAGTAGAGGAGCCAAAGATTTGCTTTTTCGCATCTGTCTCATCTCTGCTATCTCGAGCGCGTTTTTCACCAACGACACTTGTTGTGTCGTTCTCACGGAATTCGTCCTAAAAATAGCAAGGCAGAATAATTTGCCGCCGCAGCCTTTCCTTCTAGCCCTCGCTTCTAGTGCGAACATCGGGTCGGCCTCAACTCCTATAGGGAACCCGCAAAACCTAGTTATAGCCGTTCAAAGTGGGGTTCCGTTCGAGAAATTCTTAGCCGGTATCTTACCAGCGATGCTCGTCGGTGTACTCGTGAATGCGGCTATCCTTTTAGGGTACTTTTGGAAGATCTTGTCGGTCGAAAAGGACGAAGAGATCGTGTCAATTGCGAGTGAAGTGGTCGCGGATGATGAAGTGAATTCTCACCGGTTTTCGCCGGCGACAATGTCTCACCTTTCTTCTGCCATGTCCCAAGAGATTGATTTACCGATAGATGCCAATTCATTGCACAGCGGGGATCTCGGGTGTGGCGGTGGCGATCATATCAGAAGCCAGCATAATACTTGTGAGAACGAGATACAGAGCGGCTCGAGCGGCAGAACTGAGTTGACCAAGGCCTCAAGTTTATCGAAGGAAATGGTGGAGGGAGCGGCGATTTCTCCTAGAAGAGACGAACACGTTCCCTCGAGGAGGATTGTGAGAGGAACTAGCAACTTGAGAAATACTGTAAGAGAAGAGTCCTCTTCACATTCTTCGGATGACAAAGAAGATCCTGTTACAAGGTGGAAGCGAATCATGTGGAAGACATCCGTCTATCTCGTAACTCTTGGAATGTTAGTTGCTCTTTTGATGGGACTTAATATGTCGTGGACCGCGCTTACTGCTGCTCTTGCTCTAGTGGTGCTCGATTTCAAGGATGCACGCCCTTGCCTCGAGAAG GTTTCATACTCATTGCTGATATTCTTTTGCGGAATGTTTATAACGGTCGATGGGTTTAATAAGACGGGGATACCAACTGCTTTGTGGGATTTTGTGGAACCGTATTCGCGGATTGATAATGCTAGTGGAGTTGCACTTCTCGGCCTGGTGATTATCGTCCTCTCGAATGTCGCCTCTAATGTTCCCACTG ATTTGTTTCTGAGGAATTTCGCTGTACATGCCGACCAAGTTGAAAATACTGATGCATCACCGACGATACATTGTTTGTAA